A window of the Candidatus Saccharibacteria bacterium oral taxon 488 genome harbors these coding sequences:
- a CDS encoding UTP--glucose-1-phosphate uridylyltransferase, whose translation MKKPTKAIIAAAGFGTRFLPQTKAMPKEMMPLIDKPIIQYVVEELVEAGIKDIIIIGSANKRAIEDHFDRPNEELLVNLRAGGAKKQPLIDIVNNLSEMANFVYIRQKGPYGNATPLTCAAHLINGDEPVIYTFADDFIAASPSRFRQIITAAQKLDGAVLSCKKIIDDAEFDRYGVVNGEQVADGVIKMTNIVEKPGKANAPSDLASVSSYLLPGEFFSYLEKAKHAFDGHGEFTVQPIMQSMIDDGHSFYGVEITNGTYYDTGDKLEYLKTVIDFGMRDPKLGASLREYLVKRLEENGAN comes from the coding sequence ATGAAAAAACCAACCAAAGCTATCATTGCTGCCGCCGGCTTCGGTACGCGGTTCTTGCCGCAAACCAAGGCTATGCCAAAAGAAATGATGCCACTGATCGACAAGCCGATTATCCAATACGTTGTCGAGGAATTAGTCGAGGCCGGCATCAAAGATATCATTATCATCGGCAGCGCCAACAAACGAGCAATTGAGGATCATTTTGACAGGCCGAACGAGGAACTACTGGTCAATCTGCGGGCGGGCGGCGCCAAGAAACAGCCACTGATTGACATCGTGAATAATTTGTCGGAAATGGCAAACTTTGTTTACATTCGCCAGAAAGGCCCGTACGGTAATGCCACACCGTTGACCTGCGCCGCGCATTTGATCAATGGTGATGAGCCGGTTATCTATACGTTTGCTGATGACTTTATTGCTGCCAGTCCCAGCCGGTTCCGCCAAATAATCACTGCGGCGCAAAAATTAGACGGCGCGGTGCTATCGTGCAAGAAGATTATTGATGATGCTGAATTTGATCGCTACGGCGTGGTTAACGGTGAGCAGGTTGCTGACGGTGTGATCAAGATGACGAACATTGTTGAAAAACCAGGCAAAGCTAATGCCCCATCCGATCTTGCAAGCGTCAGTAGCTATTTGCTGCCGGGCGAGTTCTTTAGCTATCTCGAGAAAGCCAAGCATGCGTTTGATGGTCACGGTGAATTTACGGTGCAGCCGATTATGCAGAGCATGATTGATGACGGCCATAGTTTTTATGGCGTGGAAATTACCAATGGCACGTACTATGACACTGGCGACAAGCTAGAGTATCTCAAGACAGTGATCGATTTTGGCATGCGTGATCCGAAGCTTGGTGCGAGCCTTCGCGAATATCTAGTCAAGCGGCTTGAGGAAAATGGCGCCAACTAA
- a CDS encoding NUDIX hydrolase, protein MKTFTRIQPTTIQNVGEAYKRSAVIKRYQAEDGEQHEFTTFFSEELVSVLVVAVTTDSKIAMTYQFRAGPEKWLYDFPGGDGEPGEAVEMVARRELVEETGCTPGRFEYIGECYEGPYINIKIAVYLATDCVYNEDTIHLDEAESSQGAELRFVSAAELFAIARAGDLCVTGPFALLFDYLDNLRQEELS, encoded by the coding sequence ATGAAAACATTCACGCGTATTCAACCAACTACCATACAGAATGTCGGTGAGGCGTACAAACGCTCGGCCGTCATCAAGCGGTATCAAGCAGAGGATGGCGAACAGCATGAGTTTACAACCTTCTTTTCTGAGGAGTTAGTGTCAGTGTTGGTGGTGGCAGTGACGACGGATAGCAAGATCGCTATGACCTATCAGTTTCGAGCTGGTCCAGAAAAATGGCTCTATGATTTTCCCGGCGGTGACGGGGAGCCGGGTGAAGCAGTAGAGATGGTAGCGCGGCGTGAACTAGTGGAAGAGACCGGCTGCACGCCAGGGCGCTTTGAATATATTGGTGAATGCTATGAGGGGCCGTACATCAATATCAAGATCGCAGTGTACTTGGCGACTGACTGCGTGTACAATGAGGATACAATTCACCTTGATGAAGCTGAAAGTAGCCAGGGCGCTGAACTACGGTTTGTTTCAGCGGCAGAGTTGTTTGCTATCGCTCGGGCGGGTGATTTATGTGTAACAGGGCCATTCGCGCTTTTGTTTGATTATTTAGATAACCTACGACAGGAGGAACTATCATGA